A region from the Azospirillaceae bacterium genome encodes:
- a CDS encoding tetratricopeptide repeat protein, which produces MEQVAEAADAFGHALTLEPGLPAAHIGLANLALLQRRPSTALSHLRSVLAVQPDNADAHLNLGMALADLRRLPEAMDQYRHALTLRPGWGLARWNLALIALEIGDLDTGWRFYPGRFATESVPPRPDLVLPAWAGENVRGRTLLVWREQGLGDEILFASCLPDLVRWLAARGAHRLVVELDARLVGLVARALVPLILNGPGSPDLVVEVRAPTDTPRDADCHVPLGGLPALLRPRLSDFPTDGAPWLVPDPDLAARWRGRLDALGPGLKVGLCWRSGLRTLAREGLYLALADLVPLLSLAGVHFIVLQYDAREGDAQAEIAEVAAVAGVTLHLWDDLDLRRDQEGVAALMAGLDLVISAGTAVGELSAALGVPTWRFQGNPNWANLGAGQRPWFPAQRLWLTAGGPLAPVVPAMRAALTAMAADARPVPAAVVPATLEAGMAAHRAGDLAAAEAIYQKVLAAAPDDVDGLHLLGLARVQRGQPEDGVLLLHRAVRLDPTFAQAHNSLGSALRILGDGPGALAAFTRAVELAPDYAEAWSNLGGTLVEQRRWKDGLAAADRALALRPGYAKALADRAQALVNMGDAAGALASARQAVVAEETPFTRTNLGMVLVAVELLDEARSQHERALVLDPTFAEAANNLGLAWMADDKPGALDGARAAFDRALAIRPDFPSTRYNAALLDLADGRLAAGWAKYDSRFAAGQAKPDRRFQIPQWDGRDLTGRTLLVWREQGLGDELMFASVYPDLIKAHPGARFVLECDPRLAGFFTRAFVGGADGRVTLADVADPVAAGADLHIPAGGLPGMLRQGAARFQGAPYLTPDPARAGFWRDRLDTLGPGLRVGLCWQSMVRDVSRDSAYTQLADWAPLVRLPGIIPVLLQYGDVKDEVGEVEARLGITVHRWADTDLRLDLEAVGALMCGLDLVITAPTSVGEMAGALGVPVWRVGTRRDWSMLGTAVRPWFTSMRIFSQPHGSRRARSVIGAVVGTLKALGAVPAAASPSASDVSREGIPAAAQDGESLLADAAARHQGGDAAGALPLYRAVLDRQPDQPVALHLMGLALSQLGRPAAGLPFLQRAVGVAPDYAVAQSNLGNVLQSLGRPAEAEAHYRQALAHGPDRADVLTNLGNALLAQGRPDAAVACHEQALVLDPALAAAASNLGSALLALDRPGDAALAFRRALGAAGLPGDGIDALTGMGDALRLLGDAEAGLAWQDRALAVAPNEAMVWNNRGRCLADLGRTDAAAESYGRAVALDPNLATAHFNRSLLDLAAGRLDAGWQGYAWRFAAEGKQPVPRFDRPAWRGESLGGRRLRVWREQGLGDELLFAALYPALQARAEREGARELLVDCDPRLLPLFQRSFPAIRFLPRVPGQASAGLEAAEADFVAAAGDLAGLLGGGLTDFAPAPLVPDPERVDHWRGRLAALSPGPALTLGIGWRSGQLGTERSRVYSTLSDWRGLLALPGLRVVSLHYQPAEEEIAAFHRETGLTIHRFADADLFNDLETAAALTAACDLVITPATSTGELAGAVGTPCWRFAPRDWTTLGTAVRPWFPSQRLYALDRPGGAGGALSAMVADLRRLLRA; this is translated from the coding sequence ATGGAACAGGTAGCCGAGGCGGCGGACGCCTTCGGCCACGCCTTGACGCTGGAACCCGGCCTGCCCGCCGCCCATATCGGTCTGGCCAACCTCGCCCTGCTGCAACGCCGGCCATCGACGGCCTTGTCGCACCTGCGGTCGGTTCTGGCGGTCCAGCCGGACAATGCCGACGCCCACCTGAACCTGGGCATGGCCCTGGCCGACCTGCGCCGCCTGCCCGAGGCCATGGACCAGTACCGGCATGCCCTGACCTTGCGTCCCGGCTGGGGCCTGGCCCGGTGGAACCTGGCGCTGATCGCGCTGGAAATCGGTGATCTGGACACCGGTTGGCGGTTTTATCCCGGCCGCTTCGCCACCGAGTCCGTGCCGCCCCGGCCCGACCTGGTCCTGCCCGCCTGGGCGGGTGAAAACGTACGTGGCCGGACGCTGCTGGTCTGGCGGGAACAGGGCTTGGGCGACGAGATCCTGTTCGCCAGTTGCCTGCCCGACCTGGTGCGCTGGCTGGCGGCGCGCGGTGCCCATCGCCTGGTGGTCGAACTGGATGCGCGCCTGGTCGGGCTGGTCGCGCGCGCGCTGGTCCCCCTGATTCTGAATGGGCCGGGCTCCCCGGACTTGGTCGTGGAGGTACGGGCACCCACCGATACGCCGCGTGATGCCGACTGCCATGTGCCGCTGGGGGGATTGCCGGCCCTGCTGCGCCCCCGGCTGTCGGACTTTCCGACGGACGGCGCGCCCTGGCTGGTGCCTGATCCCGATCTGGCGGCGCGCTGGCGGGGGCGGTTGGATGCCCTGGGTCCCGGCCTGAAGGTCGGTTTGTGCTGGCGCAGCGGCTTGCGCACCCTGGCGCGCGAGGGGCTGTATCTGGCCCTGGCCGATCTGGTGCCACTGCTGTCGCTTGCGGGCGTGCACTTCATCGTCTTGCAGTACGACGCGCGGGAAGGCGATGCCCAGGCGGAAATCGCCGAGGTCGCGGCCGTGGCCGGCGTCACCCTGCACCTGTGGGACGACCTGGATCTGAGACGGGACCAGGAAGGGGTGGCGGCCCTGATGGCCGGCCTGGACCTGGTGATATCCGCCGGCACGGCGGTGGGTGAGTTGTCGGCGGCCTTGGGCGTGCCTACCTGGCGTTTCCAGGGCAATCCCAACTGGGCCAACCTGGGTGCCGGCCAGCGACCCTGGTTCCCGGCCCAACGGTTATGGCTGACAGCGGGCGGCCCGCTGGCGCCCGTGGTGCCGGCCATGCGCGCGGCGCTGACGGCGATGGCGGCCGATGCCCGCCCGGTACCGGCGGCCGTCGTCCCCGCCACGCTGGAGGCCGGCATGGCGGCACACCGCGCCGGCGATTTGGCGGCGGCCGAGGCGATTTACCAAAAGGTCCTGGCGGCGGCGCCGGATGACGTTGATGGCTTGCACCTGTTGGGGCTGGCCCGGGTGCAGCGCGGGCAGCCCGAGGATGGCGTGCTTTTGCTGCACCGGGCGGTGCGGTTGGATCCGACTTTCGCGCAGGCCCACAACAGCCTGGGCAGCGCCCTGCGCATTCTGGGCGATGGGCCGGGGGCGCTGGCCGCCTTCACCCGTGCCGTCGAGCTGGCGCCCGATTATGCCGAGGCCTGGTCCAACCTGGGGGGAACCCTGGTGGAACAGCGGCGGTGGAAAGACGGCCTCGCGGCGGCCGACCGGGCTCTGGCGCTGCGCCCCGGCTATGCCAAGGCGCTGGCCGACCGTGCCCAGGCGTTGGTCAACATGGGTGATGCCGCCGGTGCCCTCGCCTCCGCGCGGCAGGCGGTGGTGGCGGAGGAAACGCCCTTCACCCGGACCAACCTGGGCATGGTGCTGGTGGCGGTCGAATTGCTGGATGAGGCACGTTCGCAGCACGAACGGGCTCTGGTCCTGGACCCCACCTTCGCCGAGGCCGCCAACAATCTGGGCTTGGCCTGGATGGCCGATGACAAACCCGGTGCGCTTGATGGCGCCCGCGCCGCGTTTGATCGTGCCCTGGCCATCCGGCCCGATTTCCCGTCCACCCGCTACAACGCGGCCCTGCTGGACCTGGCGGACGGCCGTCTGGCCGCCGGCTGGGCGAAGTACGACAGCCGTTTCGCCGCGGGGCAGGCGAAACCGGACCGGCGGTTCCAGATCCCCCAGTGGGACGGCCGCGACTTGACCGGCCGCACCCTGCTGGTCTGGCGCGAGCAGGGTTTGGGGGACGAACTGATGTTCGCCAGCGTGTACCCCGATCTGATCAAGGCGCATCCCGGTGCCCGGTTTGTGCTGGAATGCGATCCCCGATTGGCCGGCTTCTTCACCCGGGCCTTCGTCGGTGGGGCTGATGGCCGGGTGACCCTGGCCGATGTGGCTGATCCGGTGGCGGCGGGTGCCGATTTGCACATCCCGGCCGGTGGCCTGCCGGGCATGCTGCGACAGGGGGCCGCCCGTTTCCAGGGCGCCCCGTACCTGACGCCGGACCCCGCCCGTGCGGGCTTCTGGCGGGACCGACTGGATACGCTGGGCCCCGGCCTGCGGGTGGGTCTATGCTGGCAAAGCATGGTGCGCGATGTCTCGCGCGACAGCGCCTATACCCAGCTGGCCGATTGGGCGCCGCTGGTGCGCCTGCCGGGCATCATCCCCGTGCTGCTGCAATATGGCGACGTGAAGGATGAGGTAGGGGAGGTCGAGGCCCGGTTGGGCATCACCGTGCACCGTTGGGCCGATACCGACCTGCGCCTGGACCTGGAGGCTGTCGGCGCCCTGATGTGCGGCCTGGATCTGGTGATCACGGCCCCCACCTCCGTCGGCGAAATGGCGGGTGCCCTGGGCGTGCCGGTCTGGCGGGTGGGCACGCGGCGGGACTGGTCCATGTTGGGCACGGCCGTGCGGCCCTGGTTCACCAGCATGCGCATCTTTTCCCAGCCCCATGGCAGCCGGCGGGCGCGGTCCGTGATCGGGGCGGTGGTGGGGACGCTGAAGGCCCTGGGCGCGGTGCCGGCCGCGGCTTCACCATCGGCGTCCGACGTGTCCCGCGAAGGGATCCCTGCTGCCGCCCAAGATGGGGAAAGCTTGCTGGCGGATGCCGCGGCCCGGCACCAGGGGGGCGACGCGGCGGGCGCCTTGCCGCTGTACCGCGCCGTTCTGGACCGCCAGCCGGACCAGCCGGTGGCCCTGCACCTCATGGGCCTGGCGCTCAGCCAACTGGGCCGGCCGGCGGCGGGCCTGCCCTTCCTGCAGCGCGCTGTGGGTGTGGCCCCCGACTATGCCGTGGCCCAGTCCAACCTGGGCAACGTCCTCCAATCCCTGGGCCGTCCGGCGGAGGCGGAGGCGCACTACCGCCAGGCCCTGGCGCATGGGCCGGATCGGGCGGATGTGCTGACCAACCTGGGCAACGCCTTGCTGGCGCAGGGGCGGCCGGACGCGGCGGTGGCGTGCCACGAGCAGGCCCTGGTGCTGGATCCCGCCCTGGCGGCGGCTGCCTCCAACCTGGGGTCGGCGCTGCTGGCGCTGGATCGGCCGGGGGATGCCGCCCTGGCTTTCCGTCGCGCGCTGGGTGCGGCCGGTTTGCCCGGGGACGGAATTGATGCCCTCACGGGGATGGGTGACGCCTTGCGCCTGCTGGGCGATGCCGAGGCCGGCCTTGCCTGGCAGGATCGGGCCCTGGCCGTGGCGCCGAACGAGGCGATGGTCTGGAACAACCGGGGCCGCTGCCTGGCCGACCTGGGGCGCACGGACGCGGCGGCGGAAAGTTACGGCCGGGCCGTGGCGCTGGACCCCAACCTGGCCACGGCGCATTTCAACCGCAGCCTGCTGGACTTGGCGGCCGGCCGGTTGGATGCCGGTTGGCAGGGCTATGCCTGGCGCTTCGCGGCGGAGGGCAAGCAACCGGTGCCCCGCTTCGATCGGCCGGCCTGGCGCGGCGAAAGTTTGGGCGGCCGCCGCCTGCGGGTATGGCGCGAACAGGGGCTGGGGGACGAACTGCTGTTCGCGGCCCTGTATCCCGCCTTGCAGGCGCGGGCCGAACGTGAGGGAGCCCGCGAACTGCTGGTCGATTGCGACCCACGCCTGCTGCCGCTGTTCCAGCGCAGTTTCCCAGCCATCCGCTTCCTGCCCCGGGTACCCGGCCAGGCATCGGCCGGGCTGGAGGCCGCGGAGGCGGATTTCGTGGCGGCGGCGGGTGATCTGGCCGGCCTGCTGGGTGGTGGCCTGACCGATTTCGCGCCAGCCCCCCTGGTGCCCGACCCTGAGCGCGTGGATCATTGGCGCGGCCGCCTGGCGGCCCTGTCGCCGGGGCCGGCCCTCACCCTGGGCATTGGCTGGCGGTCGGGCCAACTGGGCACCGAACGGTCGCGCGTCTATTCCACCCTGTCGGACTGGCGCGGGCTGCTGGCGCTGCCCGGCCTGCGCGTGGTCAGCCTGCACTACCAGCCGGCGGAGGAGGAGATCGCGGCCTTCCACCGTGAAACCGGCCTGACCATCCACCGCTTCGCCGATGCCGACCTGTTCAACGACCTGGAAACTGCGGCCGCCCTGACGGCCGCCTGCGACCTGGTGATCACGCCGGCCACCTCCACCGGCGAACTGGCGGGTGCCGTCGGCACGCCTTGCTGGCGTTTCGCGCCGCGCGACTGGACCACGTTGGGCACCGCTGTCCGGCCCTGGTTCCCGTCGCAGCGGCTGTACGCCTTGGACCGGCCGGGCGGCGCGGGCGGGGCGCTGTCCGCCATGGTCGCCGACCTGCGCCGCCTGCTGCGGGCGTGA
- a CDS encoding glycosyltransferase — MDLRSGDGSLYDRADALFITLHVDHPVHLWERLETKMDRRFIVSFLDATHVKLVRDAFPPDHFAALSLMPPGANTSIPPVMPVEDDLFRDWTARRDIPLLFTGTYRGTPDRRWRQAERNFVTTLFDDAADLALSHDTLAMEEAIDQVVAARDVSLAPASRTQLIRRSREVYQYVEAYRRHRLLETLNAAGVPLVVYGKGWENGPFPAFDWRGEGSFEETLGLLRRTRLVLNSNNNFVAGGHERVFAAQVNGAAVVSDTSRYYDRHYADGRDMLFYRWSALADLPARIEAALADPDGLADVARAGFRQAATHHTWEVRARHILGLFEAANILTR, encoded by the coding sequence GTGGACCTGCGCTCAGGCGATGGGTCGCTGTACGACAGGGCGGACGCGCTGTTCATCACCCTGCATGTCGACCACCCGGTGCATCTGTGGGAACGGCTGGAAACCAAGATGGACCGCCGTTTCATCGTCAGTTTCCTGGATGCGACGCACGTGAAGCTGGTGCGCGACGCCTTCCCGCCCGACCATTTCGCGGCATTGTCGCTGATGCCGCCGGGGGCCAACACCAGCATCCCCCCCGTCATGCCGGTGGAGGACGACCTGTTCCGCGACTGGACCGCCCGGCGCGACATCCCCCTGCTGTTCACCGGCACCTACCGCGGCACCCCCGATCGGCGCTGGCGCCAAGCGGAGCGCAACTTCGTCACCACCCTGTTCGACGATGCCGCCGACCTGGCGCTGAGCCACGACACCCTGGCGATGGAAGAGGCCATCGATCAGGTGGTGGCCGCCCGCGACGTCAGCCTGGCGCCCGCCAGCCGCACCCAGCTGATCCGCCGGTCGCGTGAGGTCTATCAGTATGTCGAGGCGTATCGCCGCCACCGCCTGCTGGAAACCCTGAACGCCGCCGGCGTGCCGCTGGTGGTCTATGGCAAGGGGTGGGAAAACGGGCCCTTCCCCGCCTTCGACTGGCGGGGCGAGGGCAGTTTCGAGGAAACCCTGGGCCTGCTGCGCCGGACCCGCCTGGTGTTGAACAGCAACAACAACTTCGTGGCCGGCGGCCATGAGCGGGTGTTCGCAGCGCAGGTCAACGGCGCCGCCGTGGTGTCGGACACCAGCCGCTATTACGACCGCCACTATGCCGATGGGCGCGACATGCTGTTCTACCGCTGGAGCGCCCTGGCCGACCTGCCGGCCCGCATCGAGGCGGCGCTGGCCGACCCGGACGGCCTGGCGGACGTGGCACGGGCGGGCTTCCGCCAAGCCGCCACCCACCACACCTGGGAGGTGCGCGCCCGCCACATCCTGGGCCTGTTCGAGGCCGCCAACATCCTGACGCGCTGA
- a CDS encoding TonB-dependent receptor, whose protein sequence is MFKSRLLAGVSLLIMGLSASALAQQAPAAADAADASGDLQEIVVYGRGETRQVQAITPMDMAIAIPGASPIKVISKLPGVNYQAADPYGAYEWAVRISVRGFNQNQLGFTLDDIPLGDMSYANDNGLHISRAISSENLGVTQMAQGTGALDTASTSNLGGTLKFTSIDPSRDPGGEVNVAYGSDSTVRTFGRIETGELPGGGRGYVSYDYQHGDKWKGDGEQWQQQANGKFVQPVGDGTWTTMFNYSDRHENDYQDLSLALIGKFGYKLDNISDNYKLAEAIGTAYQTGAPIPAPYSTPDDVYYNGAGNREDLLGSTKLEYPINDHLTLKAMVYGHHDKGMGTWVTPYTPTPAAAGGSPLSMRTTEYTVSRIGTVDSLTYTAGSHTIEAGLWFENNDFDQARRYYGLGIDSPGRTADEFQSNPFYTQWQYTFNTKTYVGHVQDTWQVLDDLKVNYGFKAMRVENESQTQVYSAASDIINGSIDTTKGFLPQIGLNFTLNDNSELFADYAKNARAFVSSHTDGPFSTTQAGFNAIKDTLKPETSDTFELGYRAHVDNFEAVAAGYYTSFHDRLLATTVGTGIQGLASALANVGGVTSKGVELAGTWKFVKNWSLYGSYSYNDSTYDNDTISGAGTSSQVVYATKGKTTVDSPKNMVKAELAFDDGMIFGAVSGNYMSERYYTYINDGKVPGYATVDLTLGYRFQGGGWQRDLEIQGNATNLFNRHYISSIGTNGYVMSDSTGTFQTLQAGAPTALFISLRKKF, encoded by the coding sequence ATGTTTAAGAGCCGTCTTCTGGCGGGTGTCTCGCTGCTTATCATGGGCCTTTCGGCTTCGGCCCTGGCGCAGCAGGCGCCGGCCGCCGCCGATGCCGCCGACGCGTCGGGTGACCTGCAGGAGATCGTGGTCTATGGCCGGGGTGAAACCCGTCAGGTGCAGGCCATCACGCCCATGGACATGGCGATCGCCATTCCCGGCGCCAGCCCCATCAAGGTGATTTCCAAGCTGCCGGGCGTGAACTACCAGGCCGCCGACCCCTACGGCGCCTATGAGTGGGCCGTGCGCATCTCCGTGCGCGGCTTCAACCAGAACCAGCTGGGCTTCACGCTGGACGACATTCCGCTTGGCGACATGAGCTACGCCAACGACAACGGCCTGCACATCAGCCGCGCCATCTCGTCGGAAAACCTGGGCGTCACCCAGATGGCCCAGGGCACCGGCGCCCTGGACACGGCGTCCACTTCCAATCTGGGCGGCACGCTGAAGTTCACCTCCATCGATCCGTCGCGCGATCCCGGCGGCGAAGTCAACGTCGCCTACGGTAGCGATTCCACCGTGCGCACCTTCGGCCGCATTGAGACGGGTGAGCTGCCCGGCGGCGGTCGTGGCTACGTCAGCTATGACTACCAGCACGGCGACAAATGGAAGGGTGATGGCGAGCAGTGGCAGCAGCAGGCCAACGGCAAGTTCGTCCAGCCGGTGGGCGACGGCACCTGGACCACGATGTTCAACTATTCCGACCGGCATGAGAACGACTACCAGGACCTGTCCCTGGCCCTGATCGGCAAGTTCGGCTACAAGCTGGACAACATCTCCGACAACTACAAGCTGGCGGAGGCCATCGGCACGGCCTACCAGACGGGCGCCCCCATCCCGGCCCCCTACAGCACGCCCGACGACGTCTATTACAACGGCGCCGGCAACCGCGAAGACCTGTTGGGCTCCACCAAGCTGGAATACCCGATCAACGACCATCTGACCCTGAAGGCGATGGTCTACGGCCATCACGACAAGGGCATGGGCACCTGGGTCACCCCCTACACGCCCACCCCGGCGGCAGCCGGCGGTTCGCCCCTGTCCATGCGCACCACCGAATACACGGTGTCGCGCATCGGCACGGTGGACAGCCTGACCTACACGGCCGGCAGCCACACCATCGAAGCCGGCCTGTGGTTTGAGAACAACGACTTCGACCAGGCCCGCCGCTACTACGGCCTGGGCATCGACAGCCCCGGCCGCACGGCCGATGAGTTCCAGAGCAACCCCTTCTATACGCAGTGGCAGTACACGTTTAACACCAAGACCTACGTCGGCCATGTGCAGGACACCTGGCAGGTGCTGGATGACCTGAAGGTCAACTATGGCTTCAAGGCCATGCGGGTGGAGAACGAAAGCCAGACGCAGGTCTATTCGGCGGCCAGCGACATCATCAACGGCTCCATCGACACCACCAAGGGCTTCCTGCCGCAGATCGGCCTGAACTTCACGCTGAACGACAATAGCGAGCTGTTCGCCGACTATGCCAAGAACGCCCGCGCCTTCGTCAGCTCGCACACCGACGGTCCGTTCTCCACCACCCAGGCCGGTTTCAACGCCATCAAGGACACGCTGAAGCCTGAGACCTCGGACACCTTCGAACTGGGCTACCGCGCCCATGTCGATAATTTCGAGGCGGTGGCCGCCGGCTACTACACCAGCTTCCACGACCGCCTGCTGGCCACCACGGTGGGCACCGGGATCCAGGGCCTGGCGTCGGCCCTGGCCAACGTCGGCGGCGTCACCTCCAAGGGCGTGGAACTGGCCGGCACCTGGAAGTTCGTGAAGAACTGGTCGCTGTACGGCTCCTACTCCTACAACGACAGCACCTACGACAACGACACCATCAGCGGTGCCGGCACCAGTTCCCAGGTGGTCTACGCCACCAAGGGCAAGACCACGGTCGACAGCCCGAAGAACATGGTGAAGGCCGAGCTGGCCTTCGACGACGGCATGATCTTCGGCGCCGTGTCGGGCAACTACATGAGCGAGCGGTATTACACCTACATCAACGACGGCAAGGTCCCGGGCTACGCCACCGTGGACCTGACCCTGGGCTACCGCTTCCAGGGCGGCGGCTGGCAGCGTGACCTGGAAATCCAGGGCAACGCCACCAACCTGTTCAACCGCCACTACATCTCGTCCATCGGCACCAACGGCTATGTGATGAGCGACAGCACCGGTACCTTCCAGACCCTGCAGGCCGGTGCGCCGACCGCCCTGTTCATCTCCCTGCGCAAGAAGTTCTGA
- a CDS encoding nucleotidyltransferase family protein, which translates to MPTEDLHTRLRGLILADTVRLPLLHKVRSLGLPDCWIGAGFVRNAVWDHLHHWESDVAGDVDVVWFDAARTAIALDRELTDRLLALAPAVTWSVKNQARMHGRNGDVPYADTEDALRHWPETATAVAVRLDADDGLDILAPYGLDDLFGRVIRPTPGFRAAKLDIVRQRVRDKRWLDRWPLLRVAED; encoded by the coding sequence ATGCCGACGGAAGATCTCCACACGCGCCTGCGCGGCCTCATCCTGGCGGACACGGTCCGCCTACCCCTGCTGCACAAGGTGCGCTCGCTGGGCCTGCCCGATTGCTGGATCGGCGCCGGTTTCGTGCGCAACGCCGTATGGGATCATCTGCACCACTGGGAATCCGACGTGGCGGGTGATGTGGACGTCGTCTGGTTCGACGCTGCGCGCACCGCCATCGCGCTGGACCGGGAACTGACCGACCGGCTGCTGGCGCTGGCCCCCGCCGTGACCTGGTCGGTGAAGAACCAGGCGCGCATGCATGGCCGCAACGGCGACGTCCCTTATGCCGATACCGAAGACGCCCTGCGCCATTGGCCGGAAACGGCCACCGCCGTGGCGGTGCGCCTGGATGCCGACGATGGCCTGGACATCCTGGCGCCCTACGGCCTGGACGATCTGTTCGGCCGCGTCATCCGGCCCACGCCCGGCTTTCGCGCCGCCAAGCTGGATATCGTGCGCCAGCGGGTGCGGGACAAGCGTTGGCTGGACCGCTGGCCCCTGCTGCGGGTGGCGGAGGATTGA
- a CDS encoding MFS transporter, translating into MSVSSSAGSGASTGLSAALTWLFAVTCGAVVANIYYVQPLLADIAASFHVGVARAGILVTVTQVGYALGLLLVVPLGDTHDRKRLILTLLGLCIVMLVAAALSPSFMTFAAASLGMGVLSCAAQVAVPFAASLAPDSSRGRTVGTVMSGLILGILLARTIAGEIAHYAGWRAVYLTAAAVMVVLGALLVRALPADPARPSIPYGRLMASVLHLARTDAVLRWRSLMGALGFAGFSVLWTGITFVLSDAPYHFDEATIGLFGLAGLAGALAASRAGRLADKGHAHLATGLFAAAILVSWGLMGLTSVLPMTVSLVALTAGILLLDIGVQGLQITNQSIIYSSNHGARGRVTTVYLTTYFVGGASGSAVASLAWELGGWPAVSATGGAIGLALLACWLISHSRRQDV; encoded by the coding sequence ATGTCCGTGTCATCGTCCGCTGGTTCCGGCGCGTCCACCGGGTTGTCCGCCGCGCTGACTTGGCTGTTCGCCGTCACCTGCGGGGCGGTGGTGGCCAACATCTATTACGTCCAGCCCCTGCTGGCCGACATCGCCGCCAGTTTCCATGTGGGCGTGGCGCGGGCCGGCATCCTGGTGACGGTGACCCAGGTGGGCTATGCGCTGGGCCTGCTGCTGGTGGTGCCGCTGGGCGACACCCATGACCGCAAGCGCCTGATCCTCACCCTGCTGGGCCTGTGCATCGTCATGCTGGTCGCCGCGGCGCTCAGCCCCAGCTTCATGACCTTCGCCGCCGCTTCCCTGGGCATGGGCGTGCTGTCCTGCGCCGCCCAGGTGGCGGTGCCCTTCGCCGCCAGCCTGGCGCCCGACAGCAGCCGGGGCCGTACCGTCGGCACGGTGATGAGCGGCCTGATCCTGGGCATCCTGCTGGCCCGCACCATCGCGGGCGAGATCGCGCATTATGCGGGCTGGCGGGCGGTCTACCTCACGGCCGCCGCCGTCATGGTCGTGCTGGGGGCGCTGCTGGTCCGCGCCCTGCCGGCCGATCCCGCCCGGCCCAGCATCCCCTATGGCCGCCTGATGGCGTCCGTCCTGCACCTGGCGCGCACCGATGCGGTGCTGCGCTGGCGGTCGCTGATGGGTGCCCTCGGGTTCGCCGGGTTCAGCGTGCTGTGGACGGGCATCACCTTCGTGCTCAGCGACGCGCCCTATCATTTCGACGAGGCCACCATCGGCCTGTTCGGCCTGGCGGGCCTGGCCGGCGCCTTGGCCGCCAGCCGGGCGGGGCGCCTGGCCGACAAGGGGCACGCGCATCTGGCCACCGGCCTGTTCGCCGCCGCCATCCTGGTGTCCTGGGGCCTGATGGGTCTGACGTCCGTCCTGCCCATGACGGTGTCCCTGGTGGCGCTGACCGCCGGCATCCTGCTGCTGGACATCGGCGTCCAGGGCCTGCAGATCACCAACCAGAGCATCATCTACAGCAGCAACCACGGCGCCCGCGGCCGCGTCACCACCGTCTACCTCACCACCTACTTCGTGGGCGGCGCCTCGGGCTCGGCGGTGGCCAGCCTGGCGTGGGAACTGGGCGGCTGGCCGGCGGTCTCGGCCACGGGTGGCGCCATCGGCCTGGCGCTGCTGGCCTGCTGGCTGATTTCCCACAGCCGCCGCCAGGACGTCTGA